The following coding sequences lie in one Apium graveolens cultivar Ventura chromosome 1, ASM990537v1, whole genome shotgun sequence genomic window:
- the LOC141677761 gene encoding uncharacterized protein LOC141677761 isoform X2: protein MVSPEVNQNGDNIDNISTQQLLPIDSSFACGVFGESKLLPRFGDEYQAQIPALITGPEYDSYLKTLVDAEKKDHIAFDFWLGLSVPVTWTNYVNKANENFKDTKQGFSIQSTTAPSIFASVKKTIDLYQGSSYSLVPEVCGDSWNDIEKTSFLLGVYILKKKFVHLKRFIGSKKMGDVLLFYYSKFYRSGEYNRWSTCRKGRRRKCVSGKLLISGLRQQELLSRLLSRVSEECQKALVEVTKSYAKKDISLIEYVFSIKSMVGLETFVDAVGIGKGKEDLTSMDIGLLRIPIGKACSDLTCTEIVNFLTGGYRLSKAQSRDFFWEAVWPLLLARGWRSEQPKNQTYVSGAKDSLVFLTPGVEKFSRKLVKGNQFFDSVTDVLDKVSSEPELLDLHTENNKGKKKEEDVGIEEIKEPQNLHKKRQCCLQPRTSICDMDDIRFTIVDTSLENGNFSKFRAPRTLPKDNSNMKIVPEDGDQGTSNAPTNISDCAHNMLLAQETNSISRDKITSDTGKIFDSRSDQLVQINDPDSMNPAGKSTKQKKNYGDQQARKSVDIHPRQKLKRSNLDTSTSAVTKRYRTIAACSEEIGSSKTTIPLVQLFGNHSHASYSNIHDPVNKSSPQVGLSKDRLASTSSRKGSPCWSTGGSQDDNFCDQESTQSSMFTIPNSPQQPADFPNMQDDINSTRQDDFCAPKTSADISAPKQPANINSRRQSTRNRPPTARALEAIVNGDLTAWRRGKY, encoded by the exons ATGGTGTCACCTGAAGTGAATCAGAATGGGGATAATATTGACAATATATCTACTCAGCAGTTGCTTCCTATAGATTCTTCTTTTGCATGTGGTGTCTTTGGGGAATCAAAATTGCTTCCTCGTTTTGGTGATGAATACCAGGCTCAAATTCCAGCTCTTATCACTGGACCGGAGTATGATAGCTATTTGAAGACGCTAGTTGATGCTGAAAAAAAAGATCACATTGCCTTTGATTTTTGGCTGGGATTGTCGGTACCAGTCACGTGGACCAATTATGTCAACAAGGCAAACGAGAATTTTAAAGATACAAAGCAAGGCTTTTCTATTCAATCAACTACTGCACCTTCGATATTTGCAAGTGTCAAAAAGACTATCGATTTATACCAGGGGTCTTCTTATTCTTTGGTTCCTGAGGTTTGTGGTGATTCGTGGAATGACATTGAAAAGACAAGCTTTCTCCTAGGAGTTTATATCTTAAAGAAGAAGTTTGTGCATTTGAAAAGATTTATTGGAAGTAAAAAGATGGGCGATGTATTGTTATTCTACTACTCAAAGTTTTATAGGTCCGGTGAGTACAATAGATGGTCAACATGCCgcaaaggaagaagaagaaagtgTGTATCTGGCAAATTGTTAATTAGTGGTTTGAGGCAACAGGAACTATTATCTCGTCTGCTTTCCCGGGTGTCCGAGGAATGCCAAAAAGCACTAGTAGAG GTCACTAAATCATATGCGAAGAAGGATATCTCACTGATCGAGTATGTGTTCTCTATAAAGTCTATGGTTGGGCTAGAAACTTTTGTTGATGCAGTTGGCATTGGGAAAGGCAAGGAAGATCTCACAAGCATGGACATTGGGCTTTTGCGGATACCAATTGGGAAAGCATGTTCCGATCTCACATGTACTGAGATTGTCAATTTTCTAACTGGAGGTTATCGCTTAAGCAAAGCTCAGTCTAGAGATTTTTTCTGGGAAGCTGTATGGCCACTTCTGTTGGCAAGAGGATGGCGATCGGAACAGCCAAAGAACCAAACTTATGTTTCAGGTGCAAAGGATTCCCTGGTCTTTCTTACCCCAGGTGTTGAGAAGTTCTCAAGAAAATTAGTGAAAGGAAACCAATTTTTTGACTCCGTTACAGATGTTCTGGACAAAGTTAGTTCTGAGCCAGAGCTTCTCGATCTTCACACTGAAAATAAtaaaggaaagaagaaagaagagGATGTGGGGATTGAGGAGATCAAGGAACCACAAAATTTGCATAAGAAACGTCAATGTTGTTTGCAGCCTCGGACTTCAATTTGTGATATGGATGACATTAGATTTACCATTGTTGATACAAGCCTTGAAAATGGGAATTTTTCTAAATTCAGAGCGCCGAGAACTCTGCCTAAGGATAATTCAAATATGAAAATTGTTCCAGAAGATGGTGATCAGGGTACTTCCAATGCCCCAACTAATATATCAGATTGTGCTCATAACATGTTATTGGCTCAGGAGACAAATTCCATCTCTCGTGATAAGATTACCTCGGATACAGGAAAGATTTTTGACAGCAGGTCCGACCAACTGGTTCAGATAAATGATCCAGATTCCATGAATCCAGCAGGAAAATCCACGAAGCAGAAAAAAAATTATGGGGACCAGCAGGCAAGGAAGTCTGTAGATATTCACCCGAGGCAAAAGCTGAAGCGAAGTAATCTTGATACTTCAACTTCAGCAGTCACGAAAAGGTATAGGACTATAGCTGCTTGTAGCGAGGAGATAGGTTCCAGCAAGACCACTATTCCATTAGTTCAGTTATTTGGAAACCATAGCCATGCTAGCTACTCAAACATTCATGATCCAGTCAACAAATCTTCTCCTCAAGTAGGTTTATCGAAAGATAGGTTGGCATCGACCAGTTCACGAAAAGGAAGCCCCTGTTGGAGCACCGGAGGTTCTCAAGATGATAATTTTTGTGATCAAGAAAGTACTCAATCCAGCATGTTTACTATACCGAACTCACCTCAACAGCCAGCAGACTTCCCAAACATGCAAGATGATATCAACAGTACAAGACAGGATGACTTCTGTGCACCAAAAACCTCTGCAGACATTAGTGCTCCTAAGCAGCCTGCAAACATAAACTCTCGAAGACAGAGTACTAGGAACAGACCACCAACTGCAAGAGCACTTGAAGCTATAGTAAACGGAGATTTGACAGCATGGAGGAGGGGGAAGTACTGA
- the LOC141724109 gene encoding uncharacterized protein LOC141724109, which produces MVPAGLDQNRASELRPRVGDGYQAEIPDFITGPEYDSYLKRPVDAENNNHVPYDFGLGLPVPVTWTRITNKVNENKKDEKIDFATQSTDAPLMLGSVKKTSDPCYALVPGVCCDLWNDLEEASFLLGLYLLKKNFVPLKQFIGSKKMGDILFFYYTKFYMSTKFSRWSTCTRARKDKFEYGEWLLSGSTQKELLSRLLPQVSEECQEMLQEVTKTYAKKDMSLTKYVFFLKSTVGLKTFVDAVAIGKGKEDLTSMVIRPVRIPVGEACSYLTHAEIVDYLTGGYSLSNDQSSDLFWIAVWPRLLARGWQSELPKNRAYFSSKMDCLVFLTPGVEKFSRRLVKGDHYFVSVKDVLSKVASEPELLELDTDYDEREKEDKALNLETMEQQNFPKKLRCHLQPQTRICDVDAMKFTVVDTSLGKGKFFKEVTLPMDMSSKEIVSTDSDVDTSDLSTVKSDGSHNMLVDQDTNSTTHAKILPKNGKLYEGSSDQLVWIDNPDSMKPVEKTEKQNNISDDKQERKPADIQLSQKLKRNNFDTLLSAPKRHRTTVEEIGSGDLVLGSGSSHSDVNDPNSIAFSQEGSSKNRLPVTSSPKGSSSWSTRGSQSDNGHDQENSELHMFIDLKFPQQPVDFPGGSLLRDSTNMQDVIRSTQQDDFCALKTSADISVPEQPTEMNSRRKGTRTRPPTARALEALVNGDLTAKTRRKKQA; this is translated from the exons ATGGTACCGGCTGGATTGGATCAGAATAGGGCATCAGAGCTGCGTCCTCGTGTTGGTGATGGATACCAGGCTGAAATTCCAGATTTTATAACAGGACCTGAGTATGATAGCTATTTGAAGAGGCCAGTTGATGCTGAAAACAATAATCATGTTCCCTATGATTTTGGGCTGGGATTACCGGTACCAGTCACATGGACCAGAATTACCAACAAGGTGAACGAGAATAAGAAAGATGAAAAGATAGACTTCGCTACTCAATCAACTGATGCGCCTTTGATGCTTGGAAGTGTGAAAAAGACAAGTGATCCATGTTATGCTTTGGTTCCTGGGGTTTGTTGTGATTTATGGAATGATTTAGAAGAGGCGAGCTTTCTCTTAGGTTTGTACCTCCTGAAGAAGAACTTTGTTCCGTTGAAGCAATTTATTGGAAGTAAAAAGATGGGAGACATATTGTTTTTCTACTACACAAAGTTTTATATGTCCACCAAATTCAGTAGATGGTCAACATGCACCAGAGCGAGAAAAGATAAGTTTGAATATGGAGAATGGTTATTAAGTGGTTCGACGCAAAAGGAACTATTATCTCGTCTGCTGCCTCAGGTATCAGAGGAGTGCCAGGAAATGCTGCAGGAG GTGACTAAAACATATGCAAAGAAGGATATGTCACTAACCAAATATGTATTCTTTTTAAAGTCTACGGTTGGGTTAAAAACTTTTGTTGATGCAGTTGCCATTGGGAAAGGCAAGGAAGATCTCACAAGCATGGTCATTAGGCCTGTGCGAATTCCAGTCGGTGAAGCATGTTCTTATCTTACACATGCTGAGATTGTGGATTATCTAACTGGAGGTTATAGTTTAAGCAACGATCAGTCTAGCGATTTATTCTGGATAGCTGTCTGGCCACGTTTGTTGGCAAGAGGATGGCAGTCAGAACTGCCAAAGAACCGAGCTTATTTTTCAAGTAAAATGGATTGCCTGGTGTTTCTTACTCCTGGTGTTGAGAAGTTTTCGAGAAGATTAGTGAAAGGGGACCATTATTTCGTCTCTGTTAAGGATGTCTTGAGTAAAGTTGCATCTGAACCAGAGCTTCTTGAGCTTGACACAGATTATGATGAAAGGGAGAAGGAAGATAAGGCGTTGAATCTGGAGACTATGGAGCAGCAAAATTTTCCTAAGAAACTTCGCTGTCATTTGCAGCCTCAGACTCGAATTTGTGATGTGGATGCCATGAAATTTACTGTTGTTGATACAAGCCTCGGTAAAGGAAAATTTTTCAAAGAAGTAACTTTGCCAATGGATATGTCAAGTAAAGAAATTGTTTCTACAGACAGTGATGTGGATACTTCTGATCTCTCCACTGTGAAATCAGATGGTTCTCATAACATGTTGGTGGACCAGGATACAAATTCCACCACTCATGCAAAGATTCTCCCGAAAAATGGAAAGCTTTATGAAGGTAGTTCTGACCAACTTGTTTGGATTGATAATCCAGATTCCATGAAACCAGTAGAAAAAACTGAGAAGCAAAATAATATATCTGACGACAAGCAGGAAAGGAAACCAGCAGATATTCAGTTGAGCCAAAAGCTGAAGCGAAATAATTTTGATACTTTACTTTCTGCTCCGAAAAGGCATAGGACTACAGTTGAGGAGATAGGTTCCGGGGATCTTGTCCTTGGCTCCGGAAGCAGTCACTCAGATGTTAATGATCCAAACAGCATAGCTTTTTCTCAAGAGGGCTCATCCAAAAATAGGTTGCCAGTCACCAGTTCCCCAAAAGGAAGCTCTTCGTGGAGTACCAGAGGTTCTCAGTCTGATAATGGTCACGATCAAGAAAATTCTGAATTACACATGTTTATTGACTTGAAGTTTCCTCAACAGCCAGTAGATTTCCCAGGTGGTTCTCTCCTTAGAGATTCGACAAACATGCAAGATGTTATCAGGAGTACCCAACAGGATGATTTTTGTGCACTGAAAACCTCTGCAGATATTAGTGTTCCTGAGCAGCCAACTGAGATGAACTCTAGGAGAAAGGGTACTAGAACCAGACCACCAACTGCAAGAGCACTTGAAGCCCTCGTAAACGGAGATTTGACAGCAAAGACAAGGCGGAAGAAGCAAGCGTAG
- the LOC141677761 gene encoding uncharacterized protein LOC141677761 isoform X1, which yields MVLTDKMVSPEVNQNGDNIDNISTQQLLPIDSSFACGVFGESKLLPRFGDEYQAQIPALITGPEYDSYLKTLVDAEKKDHIAFDFWLGLSVPVTWTNYVNKANENFKDTKQGFSIQSTTAPSIFASVKKTIDLYQGSSYSLVPEVCGDSWNDIEKTSFLLGVYILKKKFVHLKRFIGSKKMGDVLLFYYSKFYRSGEYNRWSTCRKGRRRKCVSGKLLISGLRQQELLSRLLSRVSEECQKALVEVTKSYAKKDISLIEYVFSIKSMVGLETFVDAVGIGKGKEDLTSMDIGLLRIPIGKACSDLTCTEIVNFLTGGYRLSKAQSRDFFWEAVWPLLLARGWRSEQPKNQTYVSGAKDSLVFLTPGVEKFSRKLVKGNQFFDSVTDVLDKVSSEPELLDLHTENNKGKKKEEDVGIEEIKEPQNLHKKRQCCLQPRTSICDMDDIRFTIVDTSLENGNFSKFRAPRTLPKDNSNMKIVPEDGDQGTSNAPTNISDCAHNMLLAQETNSISRDKITSDTGKIFDSRSDQLVQINDPDSMNPAGKSTKQKKNYGDQQARKSVDIHPRQKLKRSNLDTSTSAVTKRYRTIAACSEEIGSSKTTIPLVQLFGNHSHASYSNIHDPVNKSSPQVGLSKDRLASTSSRKGSPCWSTGGSQDDNFCDQESTQSSMFTIPNSPQQPADFPNMQDDINSTRQDDFCAPKTSADISAPKQPANINSRRQSTRNRPPTARALEAIVNGDLTAWRRGKY from the exons ATGGTGTCACCTGAAGTGAATCAGAATGGGGATAATATTGACAATATATCTACTCAGCAGTTGCTTCCTATAGATTCTTCTTTTGCATGTGGTGTCTTTGGGGAATCAAAATTGCTTCCTCGTTTTGGTGATGAATACCAGGCTCAAATTCCAGCTCTTATCACTGGACCGGAGTATGATAGCTATTTGAAGACGCTAGTTGATGCTGAAAAAAAAGATCACATTGCCTTTGATTTTTGGCTGGGATTGTCGGTACCAGTCACGTGGACCAATTATGTCAACAAGGCAAACGAGAATTTTAAAGATACAAAGCAAGGCTTTTCTATTCAATCAACTACTGCACCTTCGATATTTGCAAGTGTCAAAAAGACTATCGATTTATACCAGGGGTCTTCTTATTCTTTGGTTCCTGAGGTTTGTGGTGATTCGTGGAATGACATTGAAAAGACAAGCTTTCTCCTAGGAGTTTATATCTTAAAGAAGAAGTTTGTGCATTTGAAAAGATTTATTGGAAGTAAAAAGATGGGCGATGTATTGTTATTCTACTACTCAAAGTTTTATAGGTCCGGTGAGTACAATAGATGGTCAACATGCCgcaaaggaagaagaagaaagtgTGTATCTGGCAAATTGTTAATTAGTGGTTTGAGGCAACAGGAACTATTATCTCGTCTGCTTTCCCGGGTGTCCGAGGAATGCCAAAAAGCACTAGTAGAG GTCACTAAATCATATGCGAAGAAGGATATCTCACTGATCGAGTATGTGTTCTCTATAAAGTCTATGGTTGGGCTAGAAACTTTTGTTGATGCAGTTGGCATTGGGAAAGGCAAGGAAGATCTCACAAGCATGGACATTGGGCTTTTGCGGATACCAATTGGGAAAGCATGTTCCGATCTCACATGTACTGAGATTGTCAATTTTCTAACTGGAGGTTATCGCTTAAGCAAAGCTCAGTCTAGAGATTTTTTCTGGGAAGCTGTATGGCCACTTCTGTTGGCAAGAGGATGGCGATCGGAACAGCCAAAGAACCAAACTTATGTTTCAGGTGCAAAGGATTCCCTGGTCTTTCTTACCCCAGGTGTTGAGAAGTTCTCAAGAAAATTAGTGAAAGGAAACCAATTTTTTGACTCCGTTACAGATGTTCTGGACAAAGTTAGTTCTGAGCCAGAGCTTCTCGATCTTCACACTGAAAATAAtaaaggaaagaagaaagaagagGATGTGGGGATTGAGGAGATCAAGGAACCACAAAATTTGCATAAGAAACGTCAATGTTGTTTGCAGCCTCGGACTTCAATTTGTGATATGGATGACATTAGATTTACCATTGTTGATACAAGCCTTGAAAATGGGAATTTTTCTAAATTCAGAGCGCCGAGAACTCTGCCTAAGGATAATTCAAATATGAAAATTGTTCCAGAAGATGGTGATCAGGGTACTTCCAATGCCCCAACTAATATATCAGATTGTGCTCATAACATGTTATTGGCTCAGGAGACAAATTCCATCTCTCGTGATAAGATTACCTCGGATACAGGAAAGATTTTTGACAGCAGGTCCGACCAACTGGTTCAGATAAATGATCCAGATTCCATGAATCCAGCAGGAAAATCCACGAAGCAGAAAAAAAATTATGGGGACCAGCAGGCAAGGAAGTCTGTAGATATTCACCCGAGGCAAAAGCTGAAGCGAAGTAATCTTGATACTTCAACTTCAGCAGTCACGAAAAGGTATAGGACTATAGCTGCTTGTAGCGAGGAGATAGGTTCCAGCAAGACCACTATTCCATTAGTTCAGTTATTTGGAAACCATAGCCATGCTAGCTACTCAAACATTCATGATCCAGTCAACAAATCTTCTCCTCAAGTAGGTTTATCGAAAGATAGGTTGGCATCGACCAGTTCACGAAAAGGAAGCCCCTGTTGGAGCACCGGAGGTTCTCAAGATGATAATTTTTGTGATCAAGAAAGTACTCAATCCAGCATGTTTACTATACCGAACTCACCTCAACAGCCAGCAGACTTCCCAAACATGCAAGATGATATCAACAGTACAAGACAGGATGACTTCTGTGCACCAAAAACCTCTGCAGACATTAGTGCTCCTAAGCAGCCTGCAAACATAAACTCTCGAAGACAGAGTACTAGGAACAGACCACCAACTGCAAGAGCACTTGAAGCTATAGTAAACGGAGATTTGACAGCATGGAGGAGGGGGAAGTACTGA